In a single window of the Drosophila miranda strain MSH22 chromosome XL, D.miranda_PacBio2.1, whole genome shotgun sequence genome:
- the LOC108151247 gene encoding E3 SUMO-protein ligase PIAS1-like has product MSSFGYFDTIAHLISPIRPTRQHVFIYLNLTPEKKDAINESYISEADGYGVQVQLYIREGSSAPTNTFPHNLVVQVNAQPCVLPENTQPIDITANLILEQSHNFNEISVKWSSDDSRIFFISVLLVKKPSVNQLVDLIRNGRIMEAESVQKMFLVDDAVRLTPNMPTMISLICPVGNKKIQVPCRGLNCSHFLCFDAGAYLEMNKRQKTWECPVCHKGAPFEDLVIDGYFNHILNSGLLENGDFEILVYKDGSWCAPRLLLHENVLPITYITKTSLTNIENDIPH; this is encoded by the exons ATGAGCTCGTTTGGCTATTTCGACACGATCGCCCATCTTATTTCGCCGATTCGGCCGACTAGGCAGCACGTGTTCATATACCTGAATCTAACGCCAGAGAAGAAGGATGCAATCAATGAGAGCTACATTTCCGAGGCAGATGGCTACGGGGTTCAAGTTCAGCTCTACATTCGGGAAGGTTCCTCCGCCCCAACGAACACTTTTCCCCACAACCTGGTCGTCCAAGTGAACGCACAGCCGTGTGTCTTGCCTGAAAAT ACCCAGCCCATAGACATTACCGCCAATTTGATACTTGAGCAGTCGCACAACTTCAACGAAATTTCGGTGAAATGGTCTTCTGACGACAGTCGCATCTTTTTTATTTCAGTGCTTTTGGTCAAAAAGCCTTCCGTCAATCAACTGGTAGATCTCATAAGGAACGGACGCATAATGGAAGCAGAGAGTGTTCAAAAAATGT TTTTGGTAGACGATGCCGTCCGCTTGACGCCCAACATGCCCACGATGATCTCCCTCATTTGTCCGGTGGGAAATAAGAAGATTCAGGTGCCGTGTCGCGGGCTGAACTGTTCGCACTTTCTGTGCTTTGACGCCGGTGCTTACCTCGAAATGAACAAGCGTCAGAAGACCTGGGAGTGTCCAGTGTGCCACAAGGGGGCCCCTTTTGAGGATCTCGTTATAGACGG CTATTTTAATCATATCCTTAATTCGGGGCTACTGGAGAATGGCGACTTTGAGATACTGGTCTACAAGGATGGCTCGTGGTGTGCTCCAAGATTATTACTCCACGAAAATGTTCTGCCCATTACATATATTACAAAAACATCACTAACCAATATTGAAAATGAtattccacattaa